In Fuerstiella sp., the following are encoded in one genomic region:
- a CDS encoding c-type cytochrome — MSPRLLAQESNSTPSDSVRKEDEQKATVERVIGVNEATPVDLINVAKGFQVELLYSVPKTEQGSWVNLCTDDKGRILVSNQFGGLYRITPPPPGQPVDFSAVESVPAEIRAVNGMVWAFGALYVAVNDYEKEFPSGLYRITDSDGDDHLDRVELLRELLPGLDHGVHAVMPTPDGKALFLVTGNNVRPPELAESSPVRRVWGEDHLLPSMPDGRGHNRGVLAPGGIIYRVSPDGTTFEAYASGFRNVFDAAINQDGELFTFDADMEYDFNTPWYRPTRICHVVSGAEFGWRNGAGKRLPFYPDNLPSVLDIGPGSPTGMTFGYGAEFPAKYQQALFALDWSWGKLYAVHLKPQGSSYTASREEFLTGAPLPITDAIIHPLDGAMYFTIGGRRVQSGLYRVTYVGEESTDPVDIISVPSEMRDTRHALEVYHGRQDPHAIDFAWPYLSHSDRFIRFAARTAVEHQPVGTWVEKAFTEPDPAKQVVALLALARVTGVCPQHRTDQTPEVDIAMRDRLLEAIAAIDASSLKLTYQLTLLRTTQIVLNRFGQPDERMIQSLIDSFDPLFPADSPELNWFLCETLAWLQAPMTAAKAIALIHAAPNQEEQVQYARSIRMLKSGWTPELHTAYFEWFLKAANYRGGASFEQFIQFIRDDAVASLTDEEKESLADILARESVKKSVLENLGEVFAGRSETKWTLDELSAAARTDLKQRDYDNGRRMFAAAGCYACHRFNNQGGNTGPDLTSAGRRYSPRDLLDQVINPSRVINEQFSAVTVVTESGQTHTGVVVNLFGDSIMINTDLTDPYKQISIDRKQIEELVVSKISPMPVGLFNRMTKDEILDLSAYLISGGNSQHELFRK; from the coding sequence ATGTCGCCACGTTTACTGGCACAGGAATCAAATTCCACACCGTCAGATTCAGTCCGGAAGGAAGACGAACAGAAGGCAACCGTTGAGCGGGTCATCGGTGTCAATGAGGCAACTCCGGTTGATCTCATTAACGTGGCCAAAGGATTTCAGGTTGAGTTACTCTACTCAGTCCCGAAGACTGAACAGGGGTCGTGGGTCAATCTTTGCACCGACGACAAGGGACGAATTCTGGTCAGTAATCAGTTCGGTGGGTTGTATCGTATTACTCCACCTCCGCCAGGACAGCCGGTTGATTTTTCTGCCGTCGAATCAGTTCCGGCCGAGATTCGGGCCGTCAACGGTATGGTCTGGGCATTCGGTGCGCTGTATGTCGCTGTCAATGACTATGAGAAGGAATTTCCATCCGGGCTGTACCGTATTACCGACAGTGACGGCGATGACCATCTGGACAGGGTCGAGTTGCTGCGCGAGCTCTTGCCAGGACTTGACCACGGTGTGCACGCGGTGATGCCGACGCCGGATGGCAAAGCTTTGTTTCTGGTTACCGGGAACAATGTTCGACCACCGGAACTGGCTGAAAGTTCTCCGGTCCGTCGTGTTTGGGGGGAAGATCATCTGCTTCCGAGTATGCCGGATGGACGAGGTCATAATCGAGGGGTGCTGGCACCGGGTGGTATCATCTATCGTGTTTCTCCGGACGGAACGACCTTTGAAGCTTATGCTTCCGGGTTTCGCAACGTTTTCGACGCAGCGATCAATCAGGATGGTGAGTTGTTCACGTTCGATGCGGATATGGAGTACGACTTCAATACGCCCTGGTATCGTCCGACTCGGATCTGTCATGTTGTTAGCGGTGCGGAATTCGGCTGGAGAAACGGCGCGGGGAAACGGCTGCCGTTCTATCCGGACAATCTGCCGAGTGTCCTGGATATCGGACCAGGCTCACCGACGGGAATGACCTTTGGTTACGGTGCTGAATTTCCGGCGAAGTATCAACAGGCATTGTTCGCCCTCGACTGGAGCTGGGGAAAACTTTACGCCGTGCATCTGAAGCCACAAGGTTCGTCGTATACCGCATCACGGGAAGAGTTCCTCACGGGAGCACCGTTACCAATCACCGACGCCATTATTCATCCGCTGGATGGAGCTATGTATTTTACGATTGGCGGCCGACGTGTTCAGTCCGGACTCTACCGAGTGACATACGTTGGTGAAGAATCGACAGATCCGGTCGACATCATTTCAGTGCCCAGTGAAATGAGGGATACACGCCATGCTCTGGAAGTCTATCATGGCAGGCAGGACCCGCACGCGATCGATTTTGCCTGGCCTTACCTTTCTCATAGTGACCGCTTCATTCGATTTGCTGCGCGAACTGCCGTTGAGCATCAACCGGTGGGGACTTGGGTCGAAAAGGCATTCACTGAACCTGATCCGGCGAAACAGGTTGTTGCGCTGCTGGCGCTGGCTCGCGTCACCGGTGTCTGTCCGCAACATCGAACGGATCAGACACCTGAAGTCGACATTGCGATGCGGGACAGGTTGCTGGAAGCGATTGCGGCGATCGATGCGTCCAGCCTAAAACTGACGTATCAGCTGACCCTGCTGCGGACGACGCAGATTGTTCTCAACCGGTTTGGGCAACCGGATGAACGCATGATTCAGTCGTTGATTGACAGTTTCGATCCTTTGTTTCCGGCCGATTCCCCGGAGTTGAACTGGTTTCTGTGCGAGACGCTGGCGTGGCTTCAGGCACCAATGACTGCAGCAAAGGCCATTGCGCTGATTCATGCGGCACCGAACCAGGAAGAGCAGGTGCAGTATGCGCGATCGATCCGAATGCTGAAATCCGGATGGACTCCGGAACTGCACACCGCCTACTTTGAGTGGTTCCTCAAGGCGGCCAATTATCGGGGAGGTGCCAGTTTCGAACAGTTTATTCAGTTCATTCGTGATGACGCAGTCGCTTCACTTACGGATGAAGAAAAAGAGTCGCTGGCAGACATTCTGGCCAGGGAGTCGGTGAAGAAGTCAGTCCTTGAAAACCTGGGAGAAGTCTTTGCCGGACGGTCCGAAACGAAGTGGACACTCGATGAATTATCAGCGGCAGCTCGCACGGATCTCAAACAGCGGGATTATGACAACGGGCGTCGCATGTTCGCAGCGGCCGGGTGTTACGCGTGCCATCGGTTTAATAATCAGGGGGGGAATACCGGTCCCGACCTGACGTCTGCCGGTCGTCGATACTCTCCCCGTGACCTGCTGGATCAGGTCATTAATCCAAGCCGTGTAATCAACGAGCAATTTTCCGCGGTGACAGTCGTGACCGAATCCGGACAAACGCACACGGGTGTCGTTGTCAATCTTTTCGGCGATTCAATCATGATCAACACGGACCTGACTGATCCCTACAAGCAGATCAGTATCGATCGCAAACAGATTGAGGAACTGGTCGTTTCGAAAATATCGCCAATGCCGGTCGGACTCTTCAATCGAATGACTAAAGATGAGATTCTTGATTTGAGCGCCTACCTCATCAGTGGTGGAAATTCTCAGCACGAATTATTTCGTAAATGA
- a CDS encoding sterol desaturase family protein has product MKVKSPDDALEDLQETPAGEIPRGAVFRLFGTAGRGGEYNGHIIFSCVILGLTAFGVLSIQTLCWVLACLIATFLLDDRSLHRKVSFRAIPGQLFLYLQLLLNAIQVALPQYTYTFVIYLGIYPLREKFNLPVSSFVMLYGFYMVIRIGYLLLFTWALTIGSNRISLRVFQERRANLRNNRVALRHVWWTYFLGNTGLFVKCAVQVMTIAGFESLRKWIGFDVTTHPLTASHQTMITVTGIILVIVGLGLSARLSSSVYYRTHRTFHVCKPLFDSVHAIHHRGILPTPLDSGTISPLEYIITDMARPAVMLIPNWLFVLSEIGLAFGAHLPSHTTGTLQKFGQHHLAHHKYVVYNFGLFPSDDERWGTRFVPEEPDATAAEDAGVREQMVCKTGLG; this is encoded by the coding sequence ATGAAAGTCAAGAGCCCCGACGACGCCCTGGAAGATCTCCAGGAAACACCAGCCGGAGAAATTCCGCGAGGTGCCGTCTTCCGCCTATTTGGAACAGCCGGACGTGGAGGCGAGTACAATGGCCATATCATATTCAGCTGCGTGATACTGGGACTGACGGCTTTCGGAGTTCTTAGCATTCAGACGCTGTGCTGGGTCCTGGCTTGTCTGATCGCCACATTTCTTCTCGATGATCGATCGCTGCATCGTAAGGTTTCTTTTCGCGCAATTCCCGGACAGTTATTCCTGTATCTTCAGCTTCTGTTGAATGCGATTCAGGTCGCGTTGCCTCAGTACACATATACGTTTGTGATTTATCTGGGAATTTACCCTCTGCGGGAAAAGTTCAATCTGCCGGTCAGCAGTTTTGTCATGTTGTACGGCTTCTATATGGTAATTCGAATCGGATATCTGCTCCTGTTTACCTGGGCGTTAACGATTGGTTCGAATCGGATCAGCCTGCGAGTTTTTCAGGAACGGCGTGCGAATCTTCGAAACAATCGTGTGGCGCTAAGACACGTGTGGTGGACGTATTTTCTTGGCAACACCGGACTGTTCGTTAAGTGCGCTGTGCAGGTGATGACCATTGCCGGATTCGAATCGCTTAGAAAATGGATTGGTTTTGATGTCACCACACATCCGCTGACGGCGTCTCACCAGACCATGATCACCGTAACCGGAATTATACTGGTCATCGTGGGGCTTGGATTGTCTGCCCGTTTATCTTCCAGCGTCTACTACCGGACACATCGTACGTTCCATGTCTGCAAACCGCTGTTCGACAGTGTTCATGCGATTCACCATCGTGGAATTTTGCCGACGCCGTTGGATTCAGGAACGATTTCCCCACTGGAGTACATCATAACGGATATGGCCAGACCGGCAGTGATGCTGATTCCCAACTGGTTGTTTGTTCTGAGTGAGATCGGGCTTGCTTTCGGAGCCCACCTTCCCTCGCATACCACAGGAACTCTGCAGAAGTTTGGTCAGCACCATCTGGCTCATCACAAATATGTCGTCTATAACTTCGGGCTGTTTCCATCGGACGACGAACGGTGGGGGACCCGGTTCGTTCCCGAAGAACCTGACGCGACTGCTGCCGAAGACGCCGGTGTCCGGGAGCAGATGGTCTGCAAGACAGGCCTGGGATGA
- a CDS encoding aminotransferase class III-fold pyridoxal phosphate-dependent enzyme, protein MTQLEIPASDKQHTNAMNNQQLYERARQLIPGGTQLLSKRPEMFAPDVWPAYYREAKGCEIVDLDGRRFVDMSTNCVGACLLGYANEHVNQAVQQRVQSGSMCTLNSPDEVELAELLVELHPWADMVRYARAGGEALSIAVRIARAATRRDQIAFCGYHGWSDWYLAANLSGEVLGEHLLAGLDPAGVPRGLDGTVFPFQYGDLDALREIVRNNTPAAIVMEPLRQRYPEPGFLEGVRQLADESGTVLVIDEVSSGWKFHCGGAHMKLGIEPDMAVFAKTISNGYPMSAVIGRSHVMDAAQTSFISSTYWTDGIGPAAAIATIRQMQQNDVPAHLESMGARAMKKWTELGQQYDVPAQAASLPAMSALKFDHPQQLMMHTLFTSRMLDRGYLAGSGFFPTLAHTEQHVDGFIDAAGEVFTEIRDAIANDDLESRLKTPVRQTGFQRLT, encoded by the coding sequence ATGACCCAACTCGAAATACCTGCATCAGATAAACAGCACACAAATGCCATGAATAATCAACAGCTTTATGAACGTGCCCGCCAACTGATCCCCGGTGGTACACAACTGCTGAGTAAACGACCTGAGATGTTTGCCCCGGATGTGTGGCCGGCGTACTACCGGGAAGCGAAGGGCTGCGAAATTGTGGATCTGGACGGTCGGCGGTTTGTCGACATGTCGACGAACTGCGTGGGAGCCTGTCTGCTGGGTTATGCCAATGAACACGTGAATCAGGCCGTTCAGCAGCGGGTTCAGTCCGGGTCCATGTGCACTCTCAACAGTCCCGATGAAGTGGAACTGGCGGAGCTGTTGGTTGAACTGCATCCGTGGGCCGACATGGTGCGTTACGCCCGTGCCGGTGGTGAAGCGCTGTCCATCGCGGTGCGAATTGCTCGTGCCGCGACTCGCCGTGATCAAATTGCATTTTGTGGCTATCACGGCTGGTCGGACTGGTATCTGGCGGCCAACCTGTCGGGTGAAGTCCTGGGGGAACATCTTCTGGCGGGACTCGATCCGGCAGGAGTGCCGCGGGGCCTGGACGGCACTGTCTTTCCCTTTCAGTACGGTGACCTCGATGCCCTGCGGGAAATTGTCCGCAACAATACTCCGGCGGCGATTGTTATGGAACCGTTGAGACAGCGATATCCCGAACCAGGATTTCTGGAAGGAGTTCGGCAACTGGCAGATGAGTCAGGCACAGTTCTGGTGATTGACGAAGTCAGCAGCGGCTGGAAATTTCATTGTGGTGGCGCTCACATGAAACTTGGCATCGAGCCGGATATGGCTGTGTTTGCGAAGACGATCAGCAATGGATATCCGATGAGCGCTGTGATTGGTCGAAGTCATGTGATGGACGCTGCCCAGACTTCATTTATCTCCAGCACCTACTGGACCGACGGGATCGGACCGGCGGCGGCGATTGCCACGATTCGGCAGATGCAGCAGAATGATGTCCCTGCTCATCTGGAATCGATGGGGGCCCGTGCCATGAAAAAATGGACGGAACTGGGGCAGCAGTACGACGTTCCGGCGCAGGCGGCTTCACTTCCGGCGATGTCCGCCCTGAAATTTGATCATCCTCAGCAACTGATGATGCACACACTGTTTACCAGTCGCATGCTGGATCGCGGCTACCTGGCAGGAAGCGGTTTCTTTCCGACGCTTGCTCACACTGAACAGCATGTGGACGGCTTTATCGACGCCGCAGGCGAAGTCTTCACAGAAATCCGGGACGCGATCGCGAACGATGATCTTGAGTCACGATTGAAGACGCCGGTGAGGCAAACCGGATTTCAGAGGTTGACTTGA
- a CDS encoding SDR family oxidoreductase, translating into MNQRTVSELFDLSGKTALITGGTGYLGTAFSQALAEVGASVVISSRDAARAQEAAETLPIVGEARHHGVSLDQTDATSIRNGFQEAIAVAGAVDIVVNNGLAAPSGGDLTSVTFEEFAQHQINNAGYFELARHLRDHVVGRSAPGNVTNIGSMYGQVASYPDTYRDICAASPVAYHALKGGTIHMTRHLAAYWADDNVRVNCLSPGPFPNPDGPPIEMVERLSERLPMKRMGLPWELKGAIVFLSSDASTYVTGQNLTVDGGWTAW; encoded by the coding sequence ATGAACCAACGCACAGTTTCTGAACTGTTTGACCTGTCCGGAAAAACGGCGCTCATTACCGGAGGAACCGGGTACCTCGGCACCGCATTTTCTCAAGCACTGGCCGAAGTGGGAGCTTCGGTCGTCATTTCCAGCCGTGATGCCGCACGGGCGCAGGAGGCAGCCGAAACGCTGCCGATTGTGGGCGAAGCCAGGCATCACGGAGTTTCACTGGACCAGACGGATGCCACATCCATTCGGAATGGTTTTCAAGAGGCCATCGCAGTAGCTGGGGCCGTCGATATCGTTGTCAATAACGGGCTTGCCGCTCCGTCAGGTGGTGATCTCACCAGTGTGACGTTTGAAGAGTTCGCACAACATCAGATCAATAACGCGGGTTATTTTGAACTCGCACGACATTTGCGAGACCATGTCGTCGGTCGATCAGCGCCTGGAAACGTCACAAATATCGGGTCCATGTACGGACAGGTCGCATCTTATCCGGATACTTACCGGGATATCTGTGCGGCCAGTCCCGTGGCGTATCACGCACTCAAGGGCGGCACAATTCATATGACAAGGCATCTGGCAGCTTACTGGGCCGATGACAACGTTCGAGTTAATTGCTTGAGTCCCGGACCGTTCCCAAATCCCGACGGCCCGCCGATCGAAATGGTGGAACGTCTGAGTGAACGACTGCCCATGAAACGCATGGGCCTCCCCTGGGAACTCAAAGGGGCGATTGTGTTTCTGTCAAGTGACGCCTCCACTTACGTCACCGGTCAGAATCTGACCGTCGATGGGGGCTGGACCGCATGGTAA
- a CDS encoding DSD1 family PLP-dependent enzyme, whose amino-acid sequence MNDHLPPPGCSKTEISTPYLCLDLDRFEANVRSMVAVCRESGILWRPHAKCHKSPVIAQWLLNAGAGGITCATVREAEVMADAGVSDILIANMIAGNAKVKRLVQVAQQADIMICLDNIDQATAISQAMSEAGASVRVLIELEIGLNRVGIAAGPSAIRLGSQVNELPGLQLTGLMAYEGHLLTIEDPAEKESAIRSALGSVVELKKQFKNSGLPCPIVSCGGTGSYPFTVKQPGITEIQAGGAIFMDAFYRHACRITELQYALSVQTTVVSLPTPERAIIDAGHKTMNLSVHRPFARDRPDLTVDWLSAEHGALARTPDGPDLEIGQQLELIPGYGDLTNIFHTHFHAFRNGQLEQLIPIVR is encoded by the coding sequence ATGAACGATCATCTTCCACCGCCCGGCTGTTCAAAAACTGAAATCAGCACACCCTATCTGTGTCTGGACCTGGATCGCTTCGAAGCCAATGTGCGATCGATGGTTGCTGTGTGTCGGGAGTCCGGCATCCTGTGGCGGCCTCACGCAAAATGTCATAAATCACCGGTCATTGCTCAATGGCTGCTGAACGCCGGTGCCGGTGGCATCACCTGCGCTACCGTGCGCGAAGCAGAAGTCATGGCAGACGCGGGAGTCTCTGACATCCTGATCGCAAATATGATTGCCGGAAACGCCAAGGTGAAACGACTGGTACAGGTGGCGCAACAGGCCGACATAATGATTTGCCTGGACAACATCGATCAGGCAACTGCAATATCGCAGGCGATGAGTGAGGCTGGTGCTTCAGTACGGGTGCTGATCGAACTGGAAATTGGTCTCAACCGTGTGGGTATCGCCGCCGGCCCGTCCGCGATCAGACTGGGAAGTCAGGTCAATGAACTCCCGGGACTGCAACTGACAGGTCTGATGGCCTACGAAGGACACCTGCTTACGATTGAAGATCCGGCAGAGAAAGAATCAGCAATCCGAAGCGCCCTGGGCAGTGTCGTGGAGTTAAAAAAACAGTTTAAAAACAGTGGGTTGCCGTGTCCGATTGTGTCATGCGGCGGTACGGGGTCGTATCCGTTTACAGTGAAACAGCCGGGCATCACAGAGATTCAGGCCGGTGGAGCAATCTTCATGGATGCCTTTTATCGCCACGCCTGCCGGATTACAGAACTGCAGTATGCCTTATCCGTGCAGACGACAGTGGTCAGTCTTCCCACACCCGAACGCGCGATCATCGATGCCGGACACAAAACCATGAACCTGTCTGTTCATCGTCCGTTCGCTCGGGATCGCCCGGACCTGACGGTTGACTGGCTTTCAGCTGAACACGGTGCGCTCGCACGTACACCCGACGGCCCTGATCTGGAAATCGGTCAGCAGCTGGAACTGATTCCAGGCTACGGTGACCTGACCAATATCTTTCATACTCACTTCCATGCATTCAGAAACGGGCAGTTGGAACAGCTGATCCCCATCGTCCGTTAG
- a CDS encoding phytanoyl-CoA dioxygenase family protein, producing the protein MHWPDDRKKIRASYDTQGFVVVKQFCQKQQVQLLRDNLDRYISDIVPDLPAMDVFYENKSVQHQIRQLPRMGLHDPWFHDQLTIGPLPQIAEHLIGCSVVPQDVSYFNKLAEIGDPTPPHQDGFYFHLDPCEALTLWVALDDVDEENGCMHYVAGSHQRGMRNHGRTQVLGFSQGVVDYGSEEDRANEVPACASAGDLVIHDAMTIHRTGANHSTRSRRALGFVYYSSRAQTDTAAKSQYHEKLSGELKAEGRI; encoded by the coding sequence ATGCACTGGCCCGATGATCGCAAGAAAATTCGTGCGAGCTACGACACTCAAGGATTCGTCGTGGTGAAACAGTTCTGCCAGAAACAGCAGGTACAGTTGCTGCGTGACAACCTGGATCGATACATCTCGGATATCGTACCTGATCTGCCGGCGATGGACGTTTTTTACGAGAACAAATCTGTTCAGCATCAAATTCGCCAACTGCCTCGTATGGGTTTACACGATCCCTGGTTCCATGATCAGTTGACCATCGGTCCCCTGCCACAAATCGCGGAACACCTCATTGGCTGCAGCGTCGTGCCTCAGGACGTATCGTACTTCAACAAGCTGGCTGAAATCGGCGACCCCACACCACCTCATCAGGATGGTTTCTATTTTCATTTGGATCCATGCGAAGCCCTGACACTTTGGGTGGCTCTGGATGATGTCGACGAGGAAAACGGCTGCATGCATTATGTCGCCGGCTCGCATCAGCGGGGCATGCGCAACCATGGCCGGACACAGGTGCTGGGCTTCAGTCAGGGTGTCGTTGACTACGGCTCCGAGGAAGACCGGGCAAATGAAGTTCCAGCGTGTGCGTCGGCCGGAGATCTGGTGATTCATGACGCAATGACCATTCACCGAACCGGAGCCAATCACTCCACTCGATCGCGTCGTGCTCTGGGTTTTGTTTATTATTCCTCGCGAGCGCAAACCGATACCGCGGCAAAATCGCAATACCACGAAAAACTATCCGGCGAACTGAAAGCCGAAGGCAGGATCTGA
- a CDS encoding alpha/beta hydrolase, whose product MMEASLIRRRVLEVSITVALLLIQQISISADEESISVTTHTYKTVGDLEIKADVHRADDDRLRPVVVWIHGGALIMGHREGFNTRVRTAMLESGYCLVSIDYRLAPETQLPEIIEDIEDAFTWIHKQGPKLFHADTSRIAVMGGSAGGYLTLMTGYRVSPRPTVLVPFWGYGDLIGDWYSEPSPHQRHHRSKMSKEEAWRQVGGPAIADSRDRKGDGGGFYQYCRQHGSWPHAVSGWDPHTEGAKFIPYMPVKNVTADYPPTLMIHGTHDTDVPYQQSVMMADEFRKYGIDHKLISIQNGEHGLGGGDPQKIEEAYAAAFAFVNSRLAAQSR is encoded by the coding sequence ATGATGGAAGCCTCCTTGATACGCCGACGAGTTCTTGAGGTATCGATAACCGTTGCACTGCTGCTGATACAACAAATCAGCATCTCAGCGGACGAGGAGAGTATCTCTGTGACAACTCACACATACAAGACTGTTGGTGATCTGGAAATCAAAGCTGACGTACATCGAGCCGACGACGATCGGTTGCGTCCGGTGGTTGTCTGGATTCATGGTGGCGCATTGATCATGGGGCACCGTGAGGGATTCAACACCCGTGTACGGACGGCAATGCTGGAGTCAGGGTATTGTCTTGTGTCAATTGATTACCGACTGGCTCCGGAAACACAACTGCCGGAGATCATTGAGGATATCGAAGACGCATTCACTTGGATTCATAAGCAGGGGCCGAAGTTGTTTCATGCAGATACAAGCCGGATTGCTGTGATGGGTGGTTCGGCCGGGGGATATCTGACACTGATGACCGGTTACAGGGTCAGTCCCCGTCCCACAGTCCTTGTGCCTTTCTGGGGCTACGGTGACCTTATCGGTGACTGGTACAGCGAGCCCAGTCCTCACCAGCGCCATCATCGGTCCAAAATGTCGAAGGAAGAAGCATGGCGGCAGGTCGGTGGTCCGGCGATTGCTGATTCACGTGACCGTAAGGGGGACGGAGGCGGTTTCTATCAATACTGCCGCCAGCATGGCTCATGGCCACACGCCGTTTCCGGATGGGATCCGCACACAGAAGGCGCCAAATTCATTCCCTACATGCCTGTCAAAAACGTCACGGCAGACTATCCGCCCACACTGATGATCCATGGAACCCATGACACTGACGTCCCTTATCAGCAATCCGTGATGATGGCGGACGAGTTCCGGAAGTACGGTATTGACCACAAATTAATATCGATTCAAAACGGTGAACACGGACTGGGCGGCGGTGACCCCCAAAAGATCGAAGAGGCCTACGCTGCTGCATTTGCATTTGTAAACAGTCGCCTGGCAGCACAGTCCAGATAA